Proteins co-encoded in one Nitratireductor kimnyeongensis genomic window:
- a CDS encoding PleD family two-component system response regulator has protein sequence MTARVLVVDDVASNVKLLESRLMAEYFDVVCAYSGAEALKICADGKVDVVLLDVMMPEMDGFEVCSRLKSDNATQHIPVVMLTTLGETPDRVRGLQAGADDFLSKPVDDLQLVTRVKSLVRLKMLTDELRLRTETIDNLGFAPGLEGDRRGLPTVLLIDEDARSSAAISGMLQERFSLDVEDDPQAGLFRAAEGGYECVLVTSSYASYDPLRLCAQLRALDRTRLLPVMLVVDRNEETLISRALELGVNDYIVRPIDEQELQARLRTQLRRKRYNDRLRSSVSQSFRMAVTDPLTGLYNRRYLDTHLPKLLARAVARRRPLSVMMVDIDRFKVINDRWGHPSGDDVLREFADRLRQNIRGIDLICRFGGEEFVVVMPDTERDMAEKVAERLRAAIASEPFTVDRGKNAIAVTTSVGVVGCRNGNVDPAELIKRADIALYDAKSKGRNRVVASAA, from the coding sequence ATGACCGCGCGCGTTCTGGTTGTCGACGACGTCGCTTCCAATGTGAAACTGCTCGAAAGCCGGCTTATGGCGGAGTATTTCGACGTCGTCTGTGCCTATAGCGGCGCAGAGGCGCTCAAAATCTGCGCTGATGGAAAAGTGGACGTCGTCCTGCTGGACGTCATGATGCCGGAAATGGACGGATTCGAGGTTTGTAGCAGGCTGAAATCAGACAATGCCACCCAACACATACCGGTTGTCATGCTGACAACGTTGGGTGAAACACCGGACCGGGTGCGAGGTCTACAAGCCGGTGCTGACGACTTCCTGTCGAAGCCGGTCGACGATCTCCAGCTGGTCACAAGGGTCAAAAGCCTTGTTCGTCTGAAAATGCTTACGGATGAATTGCGTCTGCGCACCGAGACGATCGACAATCTGGGGTTTGCACCGGGGTTGGAGGGGGACCGGCGCGGCCTGCCTACTGTTCTGTTGATTGACGAAGATGCCCGGTCTTCTGCAGCGATTTCCGGCATGTTGCAGGAACGCTTTTCACTCGACGTCGAGGACGATCCGCAGGCGGGTTTGTTTCGAGCGGCAGAAGGCGGTTATGAATGCGTTCTCGTTACCTCCAGTTACGCTTCTTACGATCCGCTGCGGCTTTGTGCTCAGTTGCGGGCGCTGGACCGCACCCGACTTCTGCCGGTGATGCTGGTGGTTGATAGGAATGAGGAAACACTGATTTCCAGGGCGCTGGAACTGGGCGTGAACGATTACATCGTTCGTCCCATCGACGAACAGGAGTTGCAGGCGCGTCTGCGCACACAGCTGCGACGCAAGCGCTACAACGACCGCCTGCGCTCAAGTGTCAGCCAGAGTTTTCGAATGGCGGTCACTGACCCGCTGACAGGACTTTACAATCGCCGCTATCTGGACACGCATCTGCCAAAGCTTCTGGCGCGCGCTGTCGCCCGGCGACGCCCCCTATCGGTGATGATGGTCGATATAGACCGGTTCAAGGTGATCAACGACCGTTGGGGTCACCCCAGCGGTGACGATGTGCTGCGCGAGTTTGCCGACCGATTACGTCAGAACATCCGTGGTATCGATTTGATTTGCCGCTTCGGGGGCGAAGAGTTTGTTGTGGTGATGCCAGATACCGAACGCGACATGGCGGAGAAGGTGGCCGAGCGTTTGCGCGCCGCCATTGCCAGTGAGCCCTTCACGGTCGACAGAGGCAAGAATGCGATTGCCGTTACGACCAGCGTGGGGGTTGTCGGCTGCAGGAACGGCAACGTTGATCCGGCCGAACTGATAAAGCGCGCGGACATTGCGCTTTATGATGCGAAGAGCAAAGGCCGTAACCGCGTTGTGGCGTCCGCAGCCTGA
- a CDS encoding DNA polymerase IV codes for MPVNALPHGLCRDCLSPAQTASRRCRSCGSPRMLVHAELDALSLAHIDCDAFYAAVEKRDNPALRNRPVIIGGGKRGVVSTACYIARINGVHSAMPMFKALEACPEAVVIKPDMEKYVRVGRQVRSMMEALTPMVEPISIDEAFLDLSGTEKLHGAPPALVLARFARQVEEEAGITVSVGLSYCKFLAKVASDLDKPKGFSVIGKAEAFSFLSQKPVTLIWGVGKAFAATLARDGLKTIGQLQTMERGDLMRRYGTMGDRLYHLSRGLDARIVKPRGEAKSVSSETTFNTDLSSAEDLVPVLRALSERVSTRLKKADIAGRTIVLKLKTTDFRIRTRNRQLGDPTRLADRIFHTGLDLLKREIDGTRFRLLGIGVSDLTDAGKADPPDLVDRLSHKRALAEGAMDSLREKFGKQAVETGYTFGHGRAGRPQRDEET; via the coding sequence ATGCCTGTCAACGCCCTCCCGCACGGCCTTTGCCGTGACTGCCTCAGTCCGGCGCAGACGGCGTCCAGGCGGTGCCGGTCGTGCGGCAGTCCACGTATGCTCGTCCATGCGGAACTGGACGCCCTTTCCCTCGCACATATCGATTGCGACGCCTTCTACGCCGCTGTTGAAAAGCGTGACAATCCTGCGTTGCGTAACAGACCCGTCATCATTGGCGGCGGAAAACGGGGAGTGGTGTCCACGGCCTGTTACATCGCCAGGATCAACGGTGTGCACTCAGCCATGCCCATGTTCAAAGCGCTTGAGGCCTGTCCGGAAGCAGTCGTTATCAAGCCAGATATGGAGAAATATGTACGCGTCGGACGCCAGGTGCGCTCGATGATGGAAGCGCTCACTCCGATGGTGGAGCCGATCTCGATTGACGAGGCCTTTCTGGATCTTTCCGGCACAGAAAAACTTCACGGTGCTCCACCCGCACTGGTGCTCGCACGGTTTGCTCGCCAAGTGGAAGAAGAAGCCGGGATCACCGTTTCGGTTGGGCTGTCCTATTGCAAATTTCTGGCCAAGGTTGCCTCCGACCTGGACAAACCGAAGGGCTTCTCGGTCATTGGAAAAGCAGAAGCTTTTTCCTTCCTTTCGCAAAAGCCTGTCACCCTCATCTGGGGTGTGGGCAAGGCTTTTGCCGCAACATTGGCGCGGGACGGACTTAAAACCATCGGACAGCTACAGACCATGGAGCGTGGCGACCTCATGCGCCGCTATGGCACCATGGGAGATCGTCTTTATCATCTGTCGCGCGGACTGGACGCCCGTATCGTAAAGCCGCGCGGTGAGGCCAAGAGTGTTTCTTCGGAAACCACGTTCAATACCGATCTTTCAAGCGCTGAAGATCTGGTTCCGGTGCTGCGCGCACTGTCAGAGCGAGTATCAACACGTCTCAAGAAAGCAGACATTGCAGGGCGTACGATTGTCCTGAAACTCAAAACCACCGATTTCCGTATTCGAACGCGCAACCGGCAATTGGGAGACCCTACCCGCCTGGCCGACCGGATTTTTCATACGGGGCTGGACCTGCTGAAGCGGGAGATTGACGGCACGCGCTTTCGTCTCCTCGGCATCGGTGTGAGCGACCTTACGGATGCAGGCAAGGCCGATCCTCCCGATCTGGTGGACCGTCTCTCTCACAAACGCGCGCTTGCAGAAGGCGCGATGGACAGTCTTCGTGAAAAATTCGGCAAACAGGCCGTGGAAACCGGCTACACATTCGGTCACGGTCGCGCAGGCCGTCCGCAGCGCGATGAAGAAACCTGA
- a CDS encoding DUF3572 domain-containing protein has product MQREEAETIAVSALAFIAADDQLLPRFLSLTGIEANQIRAAAAEPGFLNGVLQFILAHEPTLLRFSEESGIAPEVVARAPTFLPHGHTSYDIQP; this is encoded by the coding sequence ATGCAACGAGAGGAAGCCGAGACTATTGCCGTTTCCGCCCTGGCATTTATAGCGGCAGATGATCAGCTCCTCCCCCGGTTTCTCTCACTCACCGGCATCGAGGCAAATCAAATTCGCGCAGCGGCTGCCGAACCGGGGTTTTTGAACGGGGTTCTGCAGTTCATCCTCGCGCATGAACCGACACTGCTCCGTTTTTCCGAGGAGAGTGGCATCGCGCCTGAGGTCGTCGCGCGCGCGCCGACCTTCCTGCCTCATGGCCACACATCCTACGACATCCAGCCTTGA
- a CDS encoding response regulator, whose translation MSKKVMIVEDNELNMKLFRDLIEASGYDTVRTRDGLHALDLAREHRPDLILMDIQLPEVSGLEVTKWLKQDDDLHTIPVIAVTAFAMKGDEERIRQGGCEAYISKPISVPSFIETIKSYLGDA comes from the coding sequence ATGTCGAAGAAGGTCATGATCGTCGAAGACAATGAGCTCAACATGAAGCTCTTTCGCGATCTTATCGAGGCAAGCGGTTATGACACCGTGCGGACCCGCGACGGGCTGCATGCTCTGGACCTCGCCCGTGAGCATCGCCCCGATCTAATTCTGATGGATATTCAGTTGCCGGAGGTTTCGGGCCTTGAGGTCACGAAATGGCTCAAACAGGACGATGATCTCCATACGATCCCCGTAATTGCGGTGACGGCCTTCGCAATGAAAGGCGATGAGGAGCGTATTCGCCAGGGCGGCTGCGAGGCCTATATCTCGAAACCCATTTCCGTGCCGAGTTTCATAGAAACGATCAAATCCTATCTGGGGGATGCCTGA
- the rpmG gene encoding 50S ribosomal protein L33 produces the protein MAKATTIKIKLQSTADTGFFYVTKKNSRTMTDKMTKRKYDPIAKKHVEFKETKIK, from the coding sequence ATGGCGAAGGCCACGACCATCAAGATCAAGCTGCAGTCTACGGCTGACACGGGCTTCTTCTACGTCACGAAGAAGAACAGCCGCACGATGACCGACAAGATGACCAAGCGGAAGTATGACCCCATTGCCAAGAAGCATGTGGAGTTCAAGGAAACCAAGATCAAATAG
- the dnaE gene encoding DNA polymerase III subunit alpha, producing MASDRRLRDPIFAAAERERNRPERPFIHLRVHSAYSLLEGALPLGKIIGHALKDEAPAIAITDTNNLFGALEFSQKASKEGLQPIVGCQLDCAFEDALAEARRGNGRKSGGTQYEPLVLIAATELGYANLVRLVSRAYLENEPGEATHITTAWLSELAEGIICLTGGPRGPVGAALKADRPEVAEQRLLFLRNCFGNRLYVELERFEGYDRALEAATVELAYRHELPLVATNEAFFPARDDYEAHDALIAIAEGAVIAMDDRRQLTPDNYLKSQAEMARLFSDLPEAIDNTIEIARRCSYFTQTHPPILPRFTGADAADAEAALQAEADELRRQAHEGLQHRLETQGLAEGYTRETYVERLDYELGIIERMKFPGYFLIVADFIKWAKAQDIPVGPGRGSGAGSLVAYALTITDVDPLRFSLLFERFLNPDRVSMPDFDIDFCQDRREEVIRYVQEKYGRDQVGQIITFGTLQARAVLRDVGRVLQMPYGQVDRLCKMVPSNPANPTPLPKAIEDEPRFAEEVEKEPIVGTLLDYAQKLEGLYRHASTHAAGIVIGDRPLSELVPMYRDPRSDMPVTQFNMKWVEQAGLVKFDFLGLKTLTVLETAVKLIRRRGIEIDLSRIPLDDPDTYAMLSRGETVGVFQVESAGMRKALIGMKPDRIEDIIALVALYRPGPMENIPTYNARKHGEEEIASIHPKIDHLVKETQGVIVYQEQVMQIAQELAGYTLGQADLLRRAMGKKIRSEMEKQRSIFVDGATERGVSKQGADFIFDLLAKFADYGFNKSHAAAYAIVSYQTAYLKAHYPVEFLAASMTYDMANTDKLNDFRRDAMRLGIEVVSPSVLTSHRPFEVGENRIYYALAAIKGVGDAAVEHIVEKRNEKQFESLEDFCARIDPKIVGKRVFESLIQAGAFDCFGHDRAALFGGIDRLMGMAARAAEDAAMGQGDIFGMSGGGEPQTIHLPTVEPWPAADKLHREFQVVGCYLSAHPLDEYAEILEKMRVQNWGDFQAAVKRGASAGRLAGTVTSKQERRTRTGNKMGIIQLSDATGQYEAVLFSEALAQYRDLLEAGSSVVIMVGAENRPEGVNLRIQAVQSLEEEACRMQKALRIYLRDPKPLAAISSQLTQRGDAQVSLVVIKEGGQGEIEVGLPNRYRISPQIAAAMRAVPGVVEVELV from the coding sequence ATGGCGAGCGACCGACGTTTGCGCGATCCGATCTTTGCGGCAGCAGAGCGTGAGAGAAACAGGCCCGAGCGGCCCTTCATTCATCTGAGGGTGCACTCGGCCTATTCGCTTCTCGAAGGCGCGCTTCCGCTTGGAAAGATCATTGGCCACGCGTTGAAGGACGAAGCGCCGGCAATCGCCATCACGGACACCAACAATCTGTTCGGGGCGCTGGAATTTTCGCAGAAGGCTTCCAAGGAAGGACTGCAACCGATCGTCGGATGCCAACTCGATTGTGCATTCGAGGATGCTCTGGCCGAGGCACGGCGCGGCAATGGCCGAAAATCTGGTGGAACGCAGTATGAACCGCTGGTTCTGATCGCGGCGACAGAACTTGGTTACGCCAATCTCGTCCGATTGGTGAGCCGTGCTTATCTGGAGAACGAACCGGGGGAAGCCACCCATATCACCACGGCATGGTTGTCCGAGCTGGCCGAAGGGATTATCTGCCTGACCGGAGGCCCGCGCGGACCGGTCGGTGCGGCGCTGAAGGCTGACCGTCCGGAGGTGGCCGAGCAGCGGCTGCTGTTTCTCAGAAACTGTTTCGGAAATCGCCTCTATGTGGAGTTGGAGCGGTTTGAGGGATACGACCGAGCTTTGGAAGCGGCCACGGTCGAGCTTGCTTACAGGCATGAACTGCCGTTGGTTGCCACCAATGAGGCATTTTTTCCCGCCCGCGACGATTATGAAGCCCATGACGCGCTGATCGCCATCGCGGAAGGGGCGGTCATCGCCATGGATGACCGCCGGCAACTCACTCCGGACAATTACCTCAAGAGCCAGGCCGAAATGGCACGGCTTTTTTCCGATCTGCCCGAGGCCATCGACAACACAATCGAGATTGCCCGGCGCTGTTCCTATTTCACGCAAACGCATCCGCCGATTCTGCCACGCTTTACGGGCGCGGACGCCGCCGATGCGGAAGCTGCTCTTCAGGCAGAAGCCGACGAGTTGCGGCGGCAGGCCCATGAGGGGCTGCAGCATCGGCTTGAAACACAGGGGTTGGCGGAAGGTTACACGCGCGAGACTTATGTCGAGCGGCTTGACTACGAGCTCGGCATCATCGAACGGATGAAATTCCCTGGCTACTTCCTGATCGTTGCCGATTTCATCAAATGGGCAAAGGCTCAGGATATTCCGGTGGGGCCGGGGCGTGGTTCGGGTGCCGGCTCGCTGGTGGCCTATGCGTTGACGATTACGGATGTGGATCCGCTGCGCTTCTCGCTGCTGTTCGAGCGCTTTCTCAATCCAGACCGCGTGTCGATGCCCGACTTTGATATCGACTTTTGCCAGGACCGCCGCGAGGAGGTGATCCGCTACGTGCAGGAGAAGTATGGCCGCGATCAGGTGGGGCAGATCATCACCTTCGGTACGCTGCAGGCCCGTGCTGTACTGCGCGATGTGGGGCGCGTGCTGCAGATGCCCTATGGGCAGGTGGACCGCCTGTGCAAGATGGTGCCGTCCAATCCAGCCAATCCCACCCCGCTGCCCAAGGCGATCGAGGACGAGCCGCGCTTTGCCGAGGAGGTGGAGAAGGAGCCGATTGTCGGTACGCTTCTCGACTATGCCCAGAAACTTGAGGGCCTTTACCGCCACGCCTCGACGCACGCCGCCGGCATCGTGATCGGTGACCGGCCGCTGTCGGAACTGGTGCCGATGTATCGAGACCCGCGGTCCGACATGCCGGTCACCCAGTTCAACATGAAATGGGTCGAGCAGGCGGGACTGGTGAAGTTCGACTTTCTTGGCCTCAAGACACTGACTGTTCTGGAAACGGCGGTGAAGCTCATCCGCCGGCGCGGGATCGAGATCGATCTGTCGCGCATTCCGCTCGATGATCCGGACACCTATGCCATGCTCTCGCGCGGTGAGACGGTCGGCGTGTTCCAGGTGGAATCGGCGGGCATGCGCAAGGCGCTGATCGGCATGAAGCCGGACCGGATCGAGGACATCATCGCGCTTGTGGCGCTTTACCGTCCAGGTCCGATGGAGAACATCCCGACCTACAATGCGCGCAAGCACGGCGAAGAGGAAATCGCCTCGATCCATCCCAAGATCGACCATCTGGTGAAGGAGACGCAGGGTGTCATCGTCTACCAGGAGCAGGTGATGCAGATCGCGCAGGAGCTCGCCGGCTACACGCTCGGACAGGCCGATCTTCTGCGTCGTGCCATGGGCAAGAAGATCCGCTCGGAGATGGAAAAGCAGCGGAGCATCTTCGTTGATGGTGCCACCGAGCGGGGCGTGAGCAAACAGGGGGCCGATTTCATTTTCGACCTTCTGGCCAAGTTCGCCGACTACGGCTTCAACAAGTCGCATGCGGCCGCCTATGCCATCGTCTCTTATCAGACGGCCTATCTGAAGGCGCATTACCCGGTCGAGTTCCTGGCCGCGTCCATGACCTACGACATGGCCAATACGGACAAGCTCAACGACTTCCGCCGCGACGCCATGCGGCTCGGCATTGAAGTGGTTTCGCCTTCGGTTCTGACATCGCATCGCCCGTTCGAAGTGGGCGAGAACAGGATTTATTATGCCCTGGCCGCGATCAAGGGCGTTGGCGACGCTGCGGTCGAGCACATCGTCGAAAAACGCAACGAGAAGCAGTTCGAGAGCCTTGAGGATTTCTGCGCCCGCATTGACCCGAAGATTGTTGGAAAGCGCGTCTTCGAAAGTCTCATCCAGGCCGGTGCCTTCGACTGTTTCGGACACGACCGCGCGGCTCTCTTTGGCGGCATCGACCGATTGATGGGCATGGCAGCACGCGCTGCGGAAGATGCCGCCATGGGGCAGGGCGACATTTTCGGGATGTCGGGTGGCGGCGAGCCACAGACAATACACCTGCCGACGGTCGAGCCATGGCCGGCTGCCGACAAACTTCACCGCGAGTTCCAGGTTGTCGGCTGTTATCTCTCGGCGCATCCGCTGGATGAATATGCAGAGATTCTGGAAAAGATGCGGGTGCAGAACTGGGGGGATTTCCAGGCTGCCGTGAAGCGTGGTGCCAGTGCCGGCCGCCTTGCCGGCACCGTTACGTCTAAACAGGAACGGCGCACGCGCACCGGCAACAAGATGGGCATCATCCAGCTTTCCGACGCTACGGGACAGTATGAGGCGGTGTTGTTCTCCGAGGCACTGGCGCAGTACCGCGACCTTCTGGAAGCAGGCTCCTCAGTGGTGATCATGGTGGGCGCAGAGAATAGGCCGGAAGGCGTCAATCTTCGCATCCAGGCCGTGCAGTCCCTGGAGGAAGAGGCCTGCCGCATGCAGAAGGCGTTGCGCATCTATCTGCGCGACCCGAAGCCGTTGGCCGCAATCTCATCGCAACTGACACAGCGCGGTGACGCCCAGGTCAGCCTCGTCGTCATCAAGGAAGGCGGGCAGGGCGAGATCGAGGTTGGTCTGCCCAACCGATACCGCATATCGCCGCAGATAGCAGCCGCGATGCGGGCTGTGCCGGGCGTCGTCGAGGTCGAACTCGTCTAA
- a CDS encoding DUF6923 family protein, with protein sequence MIKIIRSSIFDFMKFFSVVCFWGGAFLGGFPGISGGGAGAQTLPDFGTCDSRMWLSQGTQTSLNAIDTSTNPFTFVNLGSVSFTYNATAYNPLDNYGYAVNNNSPTLYRIGSNAQAQNIGTITGLPSGFKANTGDISDDGSYYIYSRTHDNSLYKVDISSASAIRIPLTRSVFLTDLAWSNGLLYAKEGDSRQLISINPVTGAVKNIGDTGLAASSLFGACSAHQIPSMAPEIAERAFSSLILLPGAQPAFPTPRVRQSTTA encoded by the coding sequence ATGATAAAAATTATTAGATCATCAATATTTGATTTTATGAAGTTCTTTTCAGTGGTCTGCTTTTGGGGGGGCGCCTTCCTGGGGGGCTTTCCTGGAATATCAGGAGGGGGCGCCGGCGCTCAAACTTTGCCTGATTTTGGAACGTGCGATTCTCGCATGTGGTTGTCTCAGGGAACGCAGACCAGCTTGAATGCAATCGATACGTCCACGAACCCTTTCACATTTGTGAACCTGGGGAGCGTGTCCTTCACCTATAACGCAACGGCTTACAACCCGTTGGACAATTACGGGTATGCTGTAAATAATAATTCGCCAACCCTTTATAGAATTGGTTCTAACGCTCAGGCTCAAAATATTGGAACTATTACCGGTCTACCGTCGGGTTTTAAGGCGAATACGGGAGATATATCTGATGATGGCTCTTACTATATATATAGTAGAACTCATGATAACAGTTTATACAAAGTAGATATCTCTTCAGCATCAGCAATCAGAATACCTCTAACTAGAAGTGTGTTTCTTACGGATCTGGCGTGGTCCAACGGGCTTCTTTACGCCAAAGAAGGTGACTCGCGCCAACTGATTTCCATCAACCCGGTGACCGGGGCGGTTAAAAATATTGGTGATACAGGGCTTGCTGCGAGCAGCCTCTTCGGTGCATGTTCGGCACACCAAATACCGTCTATGGCTCCGGAAATAGCGGAGAGGGCTTTTTCGAGTTTGATACTGCTACCGGGCGCGCAACCCGCATTTCCAACTCCCCGGGTTCGTCAATCAACGACGGCATGA
- a CDS encoding HAD hydrolase-like protein, which translates to MAENTKRAAALFDLDGTLTNPFTGISNGIRHAMQKMGRAAPDDDAIRSHIGPPLQVTFAAFLETDDEARIWEAVGHYRERYQEVGKFENELIPGIKDALIHCVDAGYFLSVATSKMESYSRDIIVHFGLSEYFHAIHGSAPDGTNSNKAHLIRHILSNEPIDPSKAVMIGDRLHDIAGGKANGVPTIGVLWGFGDRTELEEAGAVSVVEKPSELASAIDRVLEVEPAA; encoded by the coding sequence ATGGCGGAGAACACAAAGCGGGCAGCGGCGCTGTTCGATCTCGATGGTACGTTGACGAACCCGTTTACCGGAATTTCAAATGGCATCCGCCACGCGATGCAAAAAATGGGACGAGCCGCTCCTGACGATGATGCCATCCGTTCTCACATCGGGCCGCCTCTGCAAGTGACCTTCGCAGCCTTCCTGGAAACGGATGACGAAGCGCGGATCTGGGAAGCGGTCGGCCACTATCGTGAGCGCTATCAGGAAGTCGGAAAGTTCGAGAACGAACTTATTCCCGGGATCAAGGATGCCCTTATCCATTGCGTGGATGCAGGGTATTTTCTGTCCGTAGCGACATCGAAGATGGAGAGCTACAGCAGGGATATCATCGTCCATTTCGGCCTTTCAGAATATTTTCATGCCATTCATGGCTCCGCGCCCGATGGAACCAATTCAAACAAGGCCCACCTGATCAGGCATATTCTGTCGAACGAACCCATCGATCCATCAAAGGCCGTGATGATCGGAGACCGTCTTCACGATATCGCCGGGGGCAAAGCCAATGGAGTTCCGACAATCGGTGTGTTGTGGGGGTTTGGTGACAGGACCGAACTCGAAGAGGCGGGTGCGGTGTCTGTCGTTGAAAAGCCCAGCGAACTTGCGTCGGCGATTGACCGGGTTTTGGAAGTCGAACCTGCGGCTTGA
- a CDS encoding GNAT family N-acetyltransferase: protein MTHEVAPLTSDLWLIFEDLFGKQGACYGCWCTHFRLPPAVRRENNRERNKDHIKARIETGPPPGLLLIESGRADGWMQIGPRADIPEWNNKGRVSAPVEDGDAGDPGVWAVSCFFLRPSVRRKGLSHQLVAAGIDYARHEGARILEACPITCSKDARSIGLFVGATRVFEKAGFKTVLERKVGRPLMRLTL, encoded by the coding sequence GTGACCCATGAAGTTGCACCTCTGACGTCGGATCTGTGGCTGATATTCGAGGATCTGTTTGGTAAGCAGGGCGCCTGCTACGGGTGTTGGTGCACGCATTTTCGGTTGCCGCCTGCGGTAAGGCGCGAGAACAATCGCGAGCGTAACAAGGATCACATCAAGGCTCGGATCGAGACCGGCCCGCCGCCCGGGCTGCTGTTGATCGAGAGCGGCCGTGCGGATGGCTGGATGCAGATCGGTCCGCGCGCGGACATTCCGGAGTGGAACAACAAGGGTAGGGTATCAGCACCGGTGGAGGATGGCGATGCCGGGGATCCTGGGGTCTGGGCAGTGTCCTGTTTTTTTCTCAGGCCTTCTGTGCGCCGGAAGGGGCTGTCGCACCAGCTTGTGGCAGCGGGGATCGACTATGCCCGTCATGAAGGTGCCCGCATTCTGGAAGCCTGTCCAATCACATGCTCCAAGGATGCGCGCTCCATCGGCCTTTTCGTGGGGGCGACGCGGGTTTTTGAAAAGGCGGGTTTCAAGACGGTTCTCGAGCGCAAGGTGGGGCGCCCACTCATGCGCTTGACCCTATGA